The Microbacterium oleivorans genome contains the following window.
GGCCTCGGGTGAGGCGAACGACTTCGAGTGGGGCATCGCACCCATCCCGCAGCTCGACGACTCGACCGCCGGCACCGACAACACCCCGGTGACCTTCGGCGACCCGACCGGTTTCTCGATCAACGCGAACATCGACGGCGCCAAGACTCAGGCGGCGAAGGACTTCCTCGCCTACGCCGCGAGCCTCGAGGCCGCGGAGGAGCTCGCGAAGATCGGCATCACGCCGGCCGTCGCCAACGACGACGTCACCGAGGCCTACTTCGCCGTCGAGGGTGCACCCACCGACGACCTGTCGAAGTTCGCCTGGTCGACCGGCGAGGTGGCTCCGGAGAACCCGACGTCCAACAAGACGGCGGCGATCCAGAACATCCTCAACGACATGCACAGCGCGATCCTCTCCGGCTCGACTCCGGTCGACCAGGCCATCACCGAGGCCGAGGACCGCGTCGCCAGCGAGGTCGGACTCGACTGAGCCCGCCCCGCCGTCGCCTCGTGCGACGGCACCTGCGGCCGGCGCGGCGCGCCCGCGCCGGCCGCATCCCCCTCCGTCCTCCCCAGGAGAACCCATGACCACCACAGCCGCCGCCCCGAAGGCCGGCCGCCCCGAGCCGACGCAGCGCCGTCGGCGATCGAAGCTGACCCTGCGCAACACGCTGCTGGGGTGGAGCTTCATCCTCCCCAACTTCGTCGGATTCGCCCTGCTGACGCTCGTTCCCGTCATCACGCTGTTCTACATGTCGCTGACGAACTGGAACATCTTCGGCACGGCCAACTGGGTGGGGCTCGCCAACTTCGAGCGGCTGCTCGGCGACGGCAGCTTCCGCATCTCGTTCGTCAACACGCTCTACTACGCAGCGCTGCACATCCCGCTGACGATCGTCGCCTCGCTCGGTCTCGCCCTGCTGCTGAACAACAAGCTCCGCGGCGTCGCCTTCTTCCGCACCGCCGCGTTCTTCCCCTACATCACCTCGATCGTCGCGATCGCCGTGGTGTGGAACCTGCTCTTCAGCCCCGAGTACGGCCCCATCAACGAGATCCTCCGCGGAATCGGCATCGCCAACCCGCCCGGATGGCTCACCTCGTCGGAATGGGCGATGCCCGCCGTCGTCATCGTCAGCACCTGGCGTGACATGGGCTACTACATGATCCTCTTCCTCGCCGGGCTCCAGACGGTGCCCCGCGAGCTGTACGAGGCGGCCCGCATGGACGGCGCGAACGCGTGGCAGCGCTTCGTGAACGTCACGCTGCCGTGCCTGCGGCCGACGATGTTCTTCGTCACCGTCATGCTCACGATCAACTCGTTCAAGATCTTCGACCTCATCCTCGTCATGACCGAGGGCGGGCCGGGTCAGTCGACGCTCGTGATCTCGCAGTTCATCTACCGCAAGGGGTTCGAGGAGAACCAGTTCGGCTACGCCTCCGCGGCGGCCGTGGCGCTCTTCTTCCTCTGCATCTTCGTGACCATCATCCAGTTCATCTGGAACAAGCGGAGGAACGTCTGATGACCGATCTGCTCGTGCCCCAAGACGACCGTCGCGCGCTGCGCAAGCTCGCCGCCGACGCGACCCCCGAGGGCCACCGCCCCGACACCGTCACCCCGCTTCGCCGCGTGGGCCGCATCGCCGGCTACATCGCGCTCATCATCGCCGCCGCAGCGCTGCTGCTGCCGTTCTTCTGGATGATCATGAGCTCGCTGAAGACGGCGAACGAGGTGTTCTCGGTGCCGATCCAGTGGATCCCCGAGGTCTTCATCTGGCAGAACTACGTCGACATCTGGAGCCAGTCCGGGATGCTGACCTGGATCCGCAACACGCTCGTGCTCGCGGTGGTCGTGACCTTCCTGCAGGTGCTCACCGGTTCGTTCGCGGCCTACGGGTTCGCCCGCATCCGCTTCCCCGGTCGCGACGTGCTCTTCCTCGCCTACATCGGCACCATCGCGGTGCCGTGGCAGTCGTACATGATCCCGCAGTTCATCCTGCTCTCGAACGTCAAGGTGTCGAACACGCTGTGGGCGATCATCCTGATCCAGGCCTTCGGCGCGTTCGGGGTGTTCCTCATGAAGCAGTTCTACGAGACCATCCCCGAGGAGCTGTCCGAGGCTGCGCGCCTGGACGGACTGAGCGAGTACGGCATCTGGCGCCGCATCATGCTGCCGCTGTCGGTGCCGGCCCTCGCGAGCCTCACGCTGCTGACGTTCGTCAACACCTGGAACGACTACCTCGGGCCGCTCATCTACCTGCGCAACCCCGACCTGTGGACGATCCAGCTCGGCCTGAAGAGCTTCGTGAGCAACCTGTACGACACGAACTACGCGCTGCTGTTCGCCGGCCTGGTCATCTCGGTGGTCCCGATCGCGCTGATCTTCCTGCTCGGGCAGAAGTACTTCGTCGAGGGCATCGCGACGAGCGGCATGAAGGGCTGAGGCCGTGAAGCGCATCTCGCACAACACCTACGCGACGGTCTTCGGCGTGGTCTATCTGGGCCTGATGACCAACCTGCTGCTGCTCGCGTCGTGCCTGCCGTTCGTGATCCTGCTGGTCATCACCGATCCGGCGCTGTCGTGGCCGCTGCTCGCCGTGGTCGCCCCTCCGTGCGCACCCGGCATCACGGCGGCGTTCGCGACCTTCCGCGCCCACGGCGAGGGCGACAACCAGGTGGTGCGCACCTTCGCCCGCAACTGGAAGCGCTCGTGGCGCAAGGCGATGCTGCTGGGCACCGCCGCCACGGCGGGGCTCGTCATCGTGCTCGTGGATGTGCGCTTCTTCGCGCCCCTGCAGGCCGGGGTCGCGGTCGTGCCGGTGCTGGCCGTGCTCACGGTGCTGCTGCTCGCCAGCGCACTCGTGGCCTTCGCCGCCCTGGCCGAGGAGCCGCGCGCCACCTTCCGGGCGATCGCCCGCGCGGCGCTGTACCTCAGCGTCCGGCGCTGGTGGCTGAGCCTGGTCTCACTCGCGGTCATCGCGCTGCAGGCCGGACTCTTCGTCACCATGCCGGCGATCGCGATCGGGCTCACCGCCGCACCGGCGCTCTATCTCGCGTGGGCCAACGCCCGCTACATCCTCCGTCCGGTTCTCGGCGACCCCGAGCCCCAGACCGTCTGACCCCCGAAGGAACCCTCGCAATGACATCCCTCCCCGGCACCGACCTCGACGTCTCGCCCGCGGCCACCGCCGCGATCGACGCGGCGATCGCCGACGCCCTGGCGACCCTGCGCCGCAACATCGAGACGTTCGGCCTCAGTTACCCGGACGACACCACCGACGGCGACCGCTATCCGATCCGCCCCGCGGCGGGCGGCTTCGCCGCGGGTGCGAACCGCGGCTGGACCACGAGCTTCTGGCCCGGGATGATGTGGATCGCGTGGGAGATCACCGGCGACACGTTCTTCCGCGACGCCGGCCTCGCCCACGCCGCCGACTTCGCGCGTCGCGTGCGCGAGGAGGACGACCTCGACACCCACGACCTCGGGTTCCTCTACACGCTCGCCTCGGTCGCACCCTCGCGGCTCCTCGGCGACGAGGACGCCCGAGCAGCCGCGCTCGAGGCGGCCGATCACCTCATGCGCCGGTTCCTCGAACCCGCGGGCATCATCCAGGCGTGGGGCGACCTCTCCGACCCGGCCCAGCGCGGGCGCACGATCGTCGACAGCCTCATGAACATGCCGCTGCTGACATGGGCCGGCGAGCAGACGGGGCAGAGCCGCTTCGCCGACGCCGTCCGGCGCCACACCACGCAGCTGCGCACCCACATCCTGCGCGACGACGACACCACCTTCCACACCTTCTACTGGGACGCCGAGACCGGCGAGCCGCTCCGGGGCGCCACCGAGCAGGGCGCCTTCGACGACTCGTGCTGGGCGCGCGGGCAGGCGTGGGGCGTCTACGGCTTCGCGCTCAACCACCGCGCCACGGGAGACCCGGCGCTCCTGGACGCATCGCGTCGCTGCGCCGAGCGGTTCCTCTCTCACCTGCCGAGCGACCGCGTGCCCTTCTGGGACATGGTCTACACCGACGGTGCCGACGCCCCCCGCGACAGCTCGTCGGCGGCGATCGCCGTGTCGGGCCTGTTCGAGCTCGCCGGCGTCGAGACCGACCCCGAGGCCGCGCGTCGCTATCGCGCCGCCGCGTACGAGATCCTCGCCTCGCTCATCGAGAACTACACGCCCGAGACGCCCGAAGCGTCCGACGCGGTGATCCTGCACAGCGTCTACGACTTCCCGAAGTCGGTGGGCGTCGACGAGGGCACCCTGTGGGGCGACTACTTCTACCTCGAGGCCCTCGTGCGCGCCGCGCGCCCCGACTGGAAGCCGTACTGGTGAGGCTCGTCCGCTATCGGTCCCCGCTCGGCGGGGACGTCGCCCGTTCGGGTGCCGTCGTCGAGGTGGCCGGCGTCGACCGGGTCGTCGACCTCGGCGCCGACACCCTTCCCGAGCTCCTGGCCGCAGGGTCGGCGCCGCTGCACGCCGCGATCGCCGCCGGTGCGGCAGCGGCCCCGCTGCTGTCGGACGTGCGACTCGAGGCGCCGGTGCGCCCGGGCAAGATCCTCTGCCTCGGCTACAACTACCGCGGTCACGTGCCCGACGGCGTCGATCCGACCGCCGACGACCCCGACTTCCCCGACGTGTTCGTGAAGACGCCCAACACCCTGGGCGGCCCGGCCGACCCGGTCGTGGTGCCCGCCGTGGCCGACGACGTCGACTACGAGGGCGAGATCGCCGTGGTCATCGGACGCCGAGCGAAGGACGTCGGCATCGACGATGCCCTCGACCACGTCGCGGGCTTCACGATCCTCAACGACGTGTCGGACCGCTCCTGGCAGCGCCGGCAGAGCCAGTGGGCGATGGGCAAGTGCTTCGACGGCTTCGCGCCGCTCGGGCCCTGGCTCGTCACCCCCGACGAGGCGGGCGATCCGCAGGACATGCTCGTCGAGGTCGTGCGCGACGGTGTCGTCACCGTCTCGCAGTCGACCGCCACGACGATCTTCTCCGTCGCCTTCGTCGTGTCGTACCTCTCGAGCGTCATGACCCTCGAGCCCGGCGACATCATCTCCACCGGCACCCCCCAGAAGCTCCCTGCCGCGCAGGGATCGCATCGACCGCTCCGCCCGGGCGACGCGGTCACCGTGCGCATCGAGCGGCTGGGCGAGCTCACCACCACCTTCATCGGAGGCCCCGCATGATCCTCGACTCCTTCCGCCTCGACGACCGCGTCGCGCTCGTGACCGGCTCCACCCGCGGCCTCGGCCAGGGCGCGGCCATCGCGCTCGCCGAGGCGGGCGCCGACGTCGCGCTGCTCGATCGCGGTGACGCCACAGAGACCGCGGAGCGGATCGAGGCGCTCGGCCGCCGCGCGCATCGCATCCGGCTCGACCTGGCCACCGCCACGCCGGATCAGCTCGCCGCTGCCGTCGACGAGACCGTCGCCGAGCTCGGTCGCATCGACATCCTGGTCAACAACGCCGGCATGATCCGCCGCGCCCCCGCCGCCGAGCACCCCGTCGCCGACTGGAACGAGGTGCTCGCGGTCAACCTCGACGCCGTGTTCCACCTCTCGCAGGCCGCCGGGCGGCGCATGATCGCGCAGGGATCGGGCCGCATCCTCAACGTCGCCTCGATGCTCTCCTTCCAGGGCGGCATCCTCGTTCCCGGCTACGCCGCCTCCAAGCACGCCGTGGCCGGGCTCACCAAGGCGCTGGCCAACGAATGGGCGGCGTCGGGCGTGACCGTCAACGCCATCGCCCCCGGCTACATGGCCACCGACAACACCGCGCCCATCCGCGCCGACGCCGACCGCGAGGCATCCATCCTCGCCCGCATCCCCGCGGCCCGCTGGGGCACTCCCGGCGACCTGCAGGGAGCCTTCGTCTTCCTCGCCTCGAATGCCGCCGCCTACGTCACCGGGGCCATCGTGCCGGTGGACGGCGGCTGGCTCGTCCGCTGACCCCGACCCCCGAACGACCCCGGAAGGGAAAACCCATGCAGCAGCGCTACGCGACCAACCCCGCACAGATCCCCGGCATGACCACCGCCGACCTGCGCGAGCAGTACCTCGTCCCCGAGGTGTTCCTGCCCGGCGAGATCACGGTCGTCTACACCCACCACGACCGCATCGTCCTGGGCGGCGCCGTGCCCGCCGGGCGCGACCTCGTGCTGCCGGGATACCCGGAGATCCGCAGCGACTACTTCCTCCAGCACCGTGAGGTCGGCATCATCAACGTCGGCGGCACCGGGACGGTCACCGCCGACGGCGAGGTCTACACGCTGGTCACGGGCGCCTGCCTGTATCTCGGGCGCGGCATCCGCGACGTCGTCTTCGCCGACGCGGCCGAGGGCGCCGAGGCGGGGGCGCAGTTCTACCTGTTCTCCGCTCCGGCGCACACGACCTACCCGGCCGCGCTCGTCTCGCCCGGCGAGGGCACGGTGCGCGAGCTCGGCGACCAGGCCACGAGCAACCGCCGCACGCTCAACCAGTACATCCACGAGAACGGCGTGAAGAGCTGCCAGATCGTCATGGGGGTGACGAGCCTGCACGAGGGCTCGATGTGGAACACCATGCCCGCGCACACGCACGACCGCCGCACCGAGTGCTACCTGTACTTCGACGTCCCCGAGGACGCCCGCGTCATCCACCTGCTCGGTGAGCGCGAGGAGACCCGTCACCTCGTCGTCGCCGATCGGCAGGCCATCATCTCGCCCAGCTGGTCGCTGCACTCGGGCGTGGGAACCGCCGCCTACTCGTTCATCTGGGCCATGGCGGGCGAGAACCAGACGTTCGACGACATGGATGCCGCGCCCGTCACGACCCTGAAGTGACCGGATCGGTGAACCGGATGCTGCTGGCGATCGGCGAGACCATGGCGATGGTCGCGCCGATCGCCGCGGAGCCGGTCGAGCAGGCCGAGCTCTTCCGCGTCGACGCCGGGGGAGCGGAGTCCAACGTCGCTGCCCACGTCGCCGCCCTCGGGCAGCCCGCGGCGTGGTTCTCGCGGCTCGGCGACGACGCCCTCGGGCGTCGCGTGCTCGGCCGCATCCGCGCGCGCGGGGTCGACGTCTCGCGCGTCGTGGTCGACGGAGACCGTCCGACGGGCCTGTACGTGAAGGACCCGGGCGCCGGTGTCGCGTACTACCGCGCCGGATCGGCCGCGGCGCACCTGACGATCGCCGACGCCGACGAGCTGTCGTGGGACGGGGTGGCCGTGCTCCACGTCTCGGGCATCACCGCGGCGCTCGGCGGCACCGCCCCGGCATTCCTCGACCGCGTCGTGGACCGGGCGCGGGCGGCCGGGGTGCTGGTGAGCGTCGATGTGAACCACCGCGCGCCGCTGTGGCGCGCGGACGCGGCTTCCGAGCCCCTCCTCGCGCTCGCGCGCCGCGCCGACATCGTCTTCGTCGGCCGCGACGAGGCCGAGACGCTCTGGGACGCCGCGACGGCCGACGCCGCGCGGGCACTGCTCGTGGCGGTGCCGCAGCTGGTGGTCAAGGACGGTGCGGTCGGTGCGACGCTCTTCGCGGGTGACGAGCGGGTGTTCGAACCCGCCCTCGTGGTCGACGTGGTCGAGCCGGTCGGCGCGGGAGACGCGTTCGCCGGCGGCTATCTCGCGGCGCTCCTCGCCGGAGCGCCGGCATCCGATCGGCTCCGTTCGGGCCACGCCCGCGCCGCGCTGACGATGGCGACGACCGGAGACTTCCCCGACGGCGCCGTCGTCGCCTCCACCCCGTTCTCCGAAAGGACCCCGTCATGACCATCGCCTCCACCGACCCGACCGCCGCCCTCGACGACATCTTCGCCGGGGCGCCGCTCATGGCGATCCTGCGGGGGATGGGGCTCGACCGGTCTGTGCGCCTCGCGACGGCGGCCTGGGACCTCGGCATCGACTCGGTGGAGGTGCCGCTGCAGACGGCGGAGGACGAGCGGGCGCTGCGCGAAGTGGTGCGGCTCGGCGCCGTGCGCGGCAAAGCGGTCGGCGCCGGCACGATCCTCACCATCGCCCAGGTCGACCAGGCCGTGGCGGCCGGTGCCGCCTATCTGGTCTCGCCGGGGCTCGACCCCGAGGTGGTGCGGGCAGCGCAAGAGCGCGGCATCCCGGTCCTGCCCGGCGTCTCGACGCCGAGCGAGGTGCAGCAGGCGGTGGGCCTCGGCCTGACGTGGCTGAAGGCGTTCCCCGCGCAGTGGCTCGGCGCCGACTGGTTCACGCACATCCGCGGCCCGTTCCCGGGCGTGCGGTTCGTGGCCACCGGGGGCATGGACGCCACGAACGCCGGGGCCTTCCTCGATGCCGGCGTGCGCGTGGTGGCCGTCGGCTCGGCCCTCGAGGACGAGTCGCAGCTGCCCCGCCTCGCCGCCCTGCTCTCCCGCTGACGCGCTCGAGCGCACGGCTTCGCCGCGAGCGCACGGCCTGCTCACGCTCCAAGGCCGTGCACTCGGTGCTCAGCCGTGCATTGGGCGTGTGATGCGAGGATGCCCTGGGCCGGGGCTTCTTCCCCGGCCCAGGGCCACAGGCGACCTCGCTCAGGGGAGGACGATGACCTTGCCCGCGATGCCGCTCTCGGCGGCCTCCGCGTGCAGCGCAGGCAGCTCGTCGAGGGGGATGCGACGTGTGACCTCGACGGTCAGCGCGCCCTCGTCCACGAGCCCGACCAGCTCGGCGAGGCGTTCGCGGTCGCGGCGGACGAACACCGTCGCAGCGCGGACGCTCCGTTCCTCGTCGCCGGGCGTGGCCATGAAGGCCGTCGTGCTGACGACGGCGCCGCCGTCGGCGACGGCTGCGACGTAGCTCTCGAACAGATCGGGGTCGATCGGCGCGAAGTTCAGCAGCACGTCGACCTTCCCGTCGAGCGAGGCGAGCACGTCACTCGTGGTGTGGTCGACGATCCGGTCTGCGCCGGCGGCGCGGACGCCGTCGATGCTGCGGGGACTCGCGGTGGCGGTGACGTGGATGCCGGCACGCCGGGCGAGCTGGACGGCGTATTTGCCCACGACGCCGCCCGCGCCCACGATCAGCGCCCGCTGGCCCGACTCGAGACGACCGTCGTCGAAGAGGGCCTGCCAGGCGGTCAGCGCGACGGAGGGCAGCGCGGCGGCGTCCGCGAGTGGCACGCTCGTCGGCGCGGCGACCACGGCTTCGGCGGGTGCGAGCACGAACTCCGCGGCACCGCCGTCGCGCTCCATGGGGAGGAAGGCGATCACCGCGTCGCCCACGGCGAGGTCGGTCACGTCCGGGCCGACGGCGTCGATGGAGCCCGAGACGTCGTACCCGGGCACGTGGGGCAGCTCGATCGGGATGGGGAGGAAGCCCCCGCGCATTCCGCCGTCAGCGGCGTTGTACGCCGACGCGACGACCCGGATGCGCACCTGCCCGGCTGCCGGCTCGGGGCGGTCGATGTCGACGACCTCGAGGACGTCGGGACCGCCGGTCTGGGAGAACTGCACTGCCTTCATGATGTGATCCTTCGTCCGAGTCGTTCGAGGTGCTTCGAATTCGAAGCGTTGAACCGAAGGTACCACTACTTCGAATGTGAAGCAACGGGTAGGCTCGAAGCATGACGAACGCGCCACGCTCCCTGACGTCGACGCAGCTCGAGGCCTACCTCGCCTTCACAGAGGTGGGCAGCCTGCTGCGCCCGGCCGTCGAGACGCAGCTGAAGGATGCCGGCGGCTTGAGTTACGTGCAGTTTCAGCTGCTGGCGCGCTTGAACGACGCCCCGGATGGCACCCTGCGCATGACCGACCTCGCGGACGGGGTGGTGTACAGCCGCAGCGGCCTGACCTACCAGGCCACGCTGCTCGAACAGCGCGGATACGTCACTCGATCACCGTCGCCCGACGACGAGCGGAGCACGGTGGTCGCCCTGACGAGCGCTGGGCGCGACGTGCTGACCGCGGTGTTCCCGGGGCACATCGAGACCGTGCACCGCCTGCTCTTCGCGCCGCTGTCCGACACGGATGCCGCCGACCTCGCGCGCATCCTCGGCAGCGTGACTGGGCACCTGCGCTCGGCGCCGCCGCGTTCGGCATCCCGGCGCCGTCCGTCCTGACCGGCACCGGGCGTCCGCGTCCGCGCGCTCGCCGCGGACTCGCACGAGCGCACGGCTTCGCCACGAGCGCACGGCCTGCTCATGCTCGAAGGCCGTGCACTCGGTGCTCAGCCGTGCATTGGGCGTGTGATGCGAGGATGTCGCGGGCTCAGCCGCCGAGGGCGGCGGTGACCACGGCGCGGGCCTCGGCCTGCACCTCGGCGAGGTGCTCGGGGCCGCGCAGGCTCTCGGAGTAGAGCTTGTAGACGTCCTCGGTGCCCGAGGGGCGCGCGGCGAACCAGGCGTGCTCGGTCTGCACCTTCAGGCCACCGATGGCCGCGCCGTTGCCCGGCGCGTGCGACAGCTTCGCCGTGATCGGCTCGCCGGCGAGCTCGGTCGCCGATACCGCGTCTCCCGACAGCTTGCCCAGGGCCGCCTTCTGCTCGGGCGTGGCCGCCGCGTCGACACGCTGGTACGCCGAGGAGCCGAACTCCGCCTCGAGCTCGGCGTAGCGCTGCGACGGGGTCTTGCCGGTCACGGCGAGGATCTCGGCGGCGAGGAGGCACAGCAGGATGCCGTCCTTGTCGGTCGTCCACACGGTGCCGTCCTTGCGGAGGAAGGACGCCCCGGCCGACTCCTCGCCGCCGAACGCCACCGAGCCGTCGAGCAGGCCCGGTACGAACCACTTGAACCCGACCGGCACCTCCAGGAGCGTGCGGCCGAGCGAGGCGGCGACGCGGTCGATGATCATCGACGACACGAGGGTCTTGCCGACCGCGGCATCCGCCGGCCAGCCGGGCCGGTTCGCGAAGAGGTAGTCGATCGCGACCGCGAGGTAGTGGTTGGGGTTCATCAGCCCGGCGTCGGGCGTCACGATGCCGTGGCGGTCGGCGTCGGCGTCGTTGCCGGTGAGGATGTCGTACTCGGCGCTGCGCGCCACGAGCGAGGCCATCGCCGAGGGCGAAGAGGGATCCATGCGGATCTTCTCGTCCCAGTCGAGTGTCATGAACTTCCAGGTCGGGTCGACCTCGGGGTTGACCACGGTCAGGTCGAGCCCGTAGACCTCGGCGATCAGCGCCCAGTACTCCACGGATGCCCCGCCGAGCGGGTCGGCTCCGATGCGCACGCCGGCGGCCTTGATCGCGTCGATGTCGATGATGGTCGCGAGATCGTCGACGTAGGCGCCGCGGAAGTCGTACTGCCCGAGCGACTCCAGGTCGATGTCGGCGTGGCGGGTGCGGTGCACGCCCTCGAGCCCGGCGGCGATGAGCTCGTTGGCGCGGTCGGCGATCCACGAGGTGGCGTCGGTGTCGGCCGGGCCGCCGTGCGGCGGGTTGTACTTGAAGCCGCCGTCGCGCGGCGGGTTGTGCGAGGGGGTGACCACGATGCCGTCGGCCCGGCCCGCGTCATCGAGCGCGCGGCCCCGGTTGTAGGTCAGGATCGCGTGGCTGAGCGCCGGTGTGGGCACCCACGAGTCGCGAGAGTCGACGCGCACGTCCACGCCGTTCGCGACGAGCACCTCGATGGCGCTGCGCTCGGCGGGCAGCGACAGGCCGTGGGTGTCGCGACCGAGGAACAGCGGCCCCTCGATGCCCTGCGCGCGGCGGTAGTCCACGATCGCCTGGGTCGTGGCGAGGATGTGGTCCTCGTTGAAGCTCGTCGCGAGCGAGGACCCGCGGTGGCCGCTCGTGCCGAAGGCGACGCGCTGCGCGGGCACAGCGGCATCCGGCTTGCGGTCGTAGTAGGCGGCGATCAGCTCATCGATGTCGATGAGGTCGGATGCTTCTGCGGGCGCTCCTGCACGGCTCATGGTGCTTAGTCTGCCTGTTCCCGGACCCTCGTGTCGCCGATTGACACGGCACCCACGGCACTCACGGAGCGCTGTGGGCCAGGAGAGCCCCCAGCGCCGCCCGCACGGCGGGCGAATCGGCCTGCGATCGGCGGTGGACCGCGACGATGTCCCGCGTGGACGCGGGCTCGGCGGTGGGGATCGCCACGAGATCGGGGCCGAGGTCGCCGCGTCCCAGACGGGGTACGAGCGCGATCACGGCACCGGTGCGGACGAGCTCGAGGTGGTTGTCGAACTCCATCGACTCGTAGACCACGCGCGGCGCATTGCGCACGCCGTCGAACAGGCGCCGGAGCCACTGCCGGCAGATGGAGGTGTCGAAGGTGGCGACCCACTGCTCCTGCGCCAGATCGGCGGGGCGGAGCACGGAACGCGAGGCCAGGGGATGCCCGCGGTGCACGATGACGTCGGCGACGTCGGTGAACAGCGGCGTCACCACGACGTGATCGGGGATGGCGAGGGTCACCCCGCCCCACTGGTGCACGATGCCGAGATCGCGCTGGCCGGATGCGACGAGGGCGACGGTCTCCCACGGCTCGCTCTCGCGCAGCAGGACCCGCAGCCCGGGGTGCGCCCGGGCGAGGTCGACGAGGACGCTCCCGAAGAGGCCGCGCACGACCGTCGAGAACGCGGCGATCCGCAGCTCTCCGGCGACGGTGCCGTCGTCGGGCGCGGCCGCGTGCAGGTCGGCCCGCAGCCGTTCGAGGTCGGCCAGGATCGCCGTCGAGCCGACGACGAGCTGGGTGCCCGCGTCGGTGAGCGCGACACCGCGCCCGACCCGCTCGAGCAGCGCGAGGCCGGTCTCGCGCTCGAGCCGCTTGATCTGCTGAGAGACCGCCGAGGGTGTGAAGCCCAGCGCGGCGGCGGCCGCCGACACGCTGCCCTCGCGAGCGACGGTGCGCAGCGACTGCACGGCGTCCAGATCGATCATGCAGCAATGCTACCGATTTACGTGCAGAAACCATCGCTTGTGCTTCATGAATGGCGGGGGTGGACTGATGCCGTGAGCAGACGCGACATGATCCTGGCCGCCACGGTGGCGGCGCTGTGGGGTTTCAACTTCCTCGTCATCGAGTGGGGCATGGCGGGCGTGCCGCCGCTGCTCTTCGTGGCGATACGGTTCGCCGTCGTCGCGGCCTTCGTCGTGGTGGTGCCCCGGCCCGCGGCATCCGCACGGGCGATCTGGGGCGTCGGCGTCTTCATGAGCCTCGGGCAGTTCGGTCTGCTCTACACCTCGCTCGCGCTCGGGCTGCAGCCCGGGCTCGCCGCACTCCTGCTGCAGGCGCAGGCGGTGTTCACCGTCGTCATCGCCGCCGGCGTGCTGCGCGAGGTCCCGACCCGCGGTCAAGCGGCGGGAGTGGCCGTCGGCGTGCTGGGGCTCGCCGTCGTCGCGCTCGGGCGCGGTGGCGATGCCCCCGCCATCGCGGTGGTGTTCGCGCTCGCCGCGGCGCTGTCGTGGGCGATCGGCAACGTGATCTCGCGCCGGGCGGGGGCAGTCGGCGGGCGGGGACGGCTCGGTGCGCTGTCGCTGACCGTCTGGTCGGCGGCGGTGGTGCCCGTTCCGGCGCTGCTGCTCGCGCTCGTCGTCGACGGTCCGGATGCCGTCGTCGCGGGTCTCGGCGCCTTCGGGTGGC
Protein-coding sequences here:
- a CDS encoding sugar kinase, producing MTGSVNRMLLAIGETMAMVAPIAAEPVEQAELFRVDAGGAESNVAAHVAALGQPAAWFSRLGDDALGRRVLGRIRARGVDVSRVVVDGDRPTGLYVKDPGAGVAYYRAGSAAAHLTIADADELSWDGVAVLHVSGITAALGGTAPAFLDRVVDRARAAGVLVSVDVNHRAPLWRADAASEPLLALARRADIVFVGRDEAETLWDAATADAARALLVAVPQLVVKDGAVGATLFAGDERVFEPALVVDVVEPVGAGDAFAGGYLAALLAGAPASDRLRSGHARAALTMATTGDFPDGAVVASTPFSERTPS
- a CDS encoding bifunctional 4-hydroxy-2-oxoglutarate aldolase/2-dehydro-3-deoxy-phosphogluconate aldolase; protein product: MTIASTDPTAALDDIFAGAPLMAILRGMGLDRSVRLATAAWDLGIDSVEVPLQTAEDERALREVVRLGAVRGKAVGAGTILTIAQVDQAVAAGAAYLVSPGLDPEVVRAAQERGIPVLPGVSTPSEVQQAVGLGLTWLKAFPAQWLGADWFTHIRGPFPGVRFVATGGMDATNAGAFLDAGVRVVAVGSALEDESQLPRLAALLSR
- a CDS encoding NADP-dependent oxidoreductase, whose protein sequence is MKAVQFSQTGGPDVLEVVDIDRPEPAAGQVRIRVVASAYNAADGGMRGGFLPIPIELPHVPGYDVSGSIDAVGPDVTDLAVGDAVIAFLPMERDGGAAEFVLAPAEAVVAAPTSVPLADAAALPSVALTAWQALFDDGRLESGQRALIVGAGGVVGKYAVQLARRAGIHVTATASPRSIDGVRAAGADRIVDHTTSDVLASLDGKVDVLLNFAPIDPDLFESYVAAVADGGAVVSTTAFMATPGDEERSVRAATVFVRRDRERLAELVGLVDEGALTVEVTRRIPLDELPALHAEAAESGIAGKVIVLP
- a CDS encoding MarR family winged helix-turn-helix transcriptional regulator: MTNAPRSLTSTQLEAYLAFTEVGSLLRPAVETQLKDAGGLSYVQFQLLARLNDAPDGTLRMTDLADGVVYSRSGLTYQATLLEQRGYVTRSPSPDDERSTVVALTSAGRDVLTAVFPGHIETVHRLLFAPLSDTDAADLARILGSVTGHLRSAPPRSASRRRPS
- the pgm gene encoding phosphoglucomutase (alpha-D-glucose-1,6-bisphosphate-dependent) — its product is MSRAGAPAEASDLIDIDELIAAYYDRKPDAAVPAQRVAFGTSGHRGSSLATSFNEDHILATTQAIVDYRRAQGIEGPLFLGRDTHGLSLPAERSAIEVLVANGVDVRVDSRDSWVPTPALSHAILTYNRGRALDDAGRADGIVVTPSHNPPRDGGFKYNPPHGGPADTDATSWIADRANELIAAGLEGVHRTRHADIDLESLGQYDFRGAYVDDLATIIDIDAIKAAGVRIGADPLGGASVEYWALIAEVYGLDLTVVNPEVDPTWKFMTLDWDEKIRMDPSSPSAMASLVARSAEYDILTGNDADADRHGIVTPDAGLMNPNHYLAVAIDYLFANRPGWPADAAVGKTLVSSMIIDRVAASLGRTLLEVPVGFKWFVPGLLDGSVAFGGEESAGASFLRKDGTVWTTDKDGILLCLLAAEILAVTGKTPSQRYAELEAEFGSSAYQRVDAAATPEQKAALGKLSGDAVSATELAGEPITAKLSHAPGNGAAIGGLKVQTEHAWFAARPSGTEDVYKLYSESLRGPEHLAEVQAEARAVVTAALGG
- a CDS encoding LysR family transcriptional regulator, whose translation is MIDLDAVQSLRTVAREGSVSAAAAALGFTPSAVSQQIKRLERETGLALLERVGRGVALTDAGTQLVVGSTAILADLERLRADLHAAAPDDGTVAGELRIAAFSTVVRGLFGSVLVDLARAHPGLRVLLRESEPWETVALVASGQRDLGIVHQWGGVTLAIPDHVVVTPLFTDVADVIVHRGHPLASRSVLRPADLAQEQWVATFDTSICRQWLRRLFDGVRNAPRVVYESMEFDNHLELVRTGAVIALVPRLGRGDLGPDLVAIPTAEPASTRDIVAVHRRSQADSPAVRAALGALLAHSAP
- a CDS encoding EamA family transporter, coding for MSRRDMILAATVAALWGFNFLVIEWGMAGVPPLLFVAIRFAVVAAFVVVVPRPAASARAIWGVGVFMSLGQFGLLYTSLALGLQPGLAALLLQAQAVFTVVIAAGVLREVPTRGQAAGVAVGVLGLAVVALGRGGDAPAIAVVFALAAALSWAIGNVISRRAGAVGGRGRLGALSLTVWSAAVVPVPALLLALVVDGPDAVVAGLGAFGWQAALSTVYTAGLCTLVGYAVFNGLLARNRSAAVVPWVLLAPVVAMVTAALLLGQTPAPAEVVGGVLLVVGVLVTTVARGSRPPGRLGSTRDARARDHAHPPHV